From a region of the Entelurus aequoreus isolate RoL-2023_Sb linkage group LG27, RoL_Eaeq_v1.1, whole genome shotgun sequence genome:
- the LOC133644114 gene encoding glutamine synthetase-like yields MATSASSKLNKVVKRQYLDLPQGVRVQAMYIWVDGSGEGLRCKTRTLDSEPKSVQDLPEWNFDGSSTYQSEGSNSDMFLVPAAMFRDPFRKDPNKLVLCEVLKYNRQAAESNLRGSCRRVMSRVASEQPWFGMEQEYTLLGTDGHPFGWPSNGFPGPQGPYYCGVGADKAYGRDIVEAHYRACLYAEVQICGTNAEVMPAQWEFQVGPCQGIDMGDHLWVARFILHRVCEDFGVVVSFDPKPISGNWNGAGCHTNFSTKDMRQEGGLKVIEDAIELLAKRHRYHICAYDPKGGLDNARRLTGQHETSNIDQFSAGVANRGASIRIPRAVGQDKKGYFEDRRPAANCDPYSVTEALVRTCLLKEEGEEPVDYS; encoded by the exons ATGGCCACCTCTGCCAGTTCCAAGCTGAACAAGGTCGTCAAGCGCCAGTACTTGGACCTCCCCCAGGGAGTCCGGGTCCAGGCCATGTACATCTGGGTCGACGGCTCCGGAGAGGGTCTGCGCTGCAAGACCAGAACTCTGGACTCGGAACCCAAAAGCGTCCAAG ATCTACCGGAGTGGAACTTTGACGGCTCCAGCACGTACCAGTCCGAGGGCTCCAACAGCGACATGTTCCTGGTCCCGGCCGCCATGTTCAGAGACCCCTTCAGGAAGGACCCCAACAAGCTGGTCCTCTGCGAGGTGTTGAAGTACAACCGCCAGGCCGCAG AGAGCAACCTGCGGGGGAGCTGCAGGCGCGTGATGAGCAGGGTGGCCAGCGAGCAGCCGTGGTTCGGGATGGAGCAGGAGTACACCTTGCTGGGCACGGACGGACACCCCTTCGGATGGCCCAGCAACGGCTTCCCGGGCCCGCAAG GTCCGTACTACTGCGGCGTGGGCGCCGACAAGGCGTACGGGCGCGACATCGTGGAGGCTCACTACCGAGCGTGTCTCTACGCAGAGGTCCAGATCTGCGGCACCAACGCTGAAGTGATGCCCGCCCAG TGGGAGTTCCAGGTGGGGCCGTGCCAGGGCATCGACATGGGCGACCATCTTTGGGTGGCTCGCTTCATCCTGCACAGAGTCTGCGAGGACTTTGGCGTGGTCGTCTCCTTCGACCCCAAACCCATCTCGGGCAACTGGAACGGCGCCGGCTGCCACACCAACTTCAGCACCAAGGACATGCGCCAGGAAGGCGGGCTCAA AGTCATCGAGGACGCCATAGAGCTGCTGGCCAAGCGACACCGCTACCACATCTGCGCCTACGACCCCAAAGGCGGTCTGGACAACGCCCGGCGCCTGACGGGACAACACGAGACCTCCAACATCGACCAGTTCTCGGCGGGCGTGGCCAACCGCGGCGCCAGCATCCGCATCCCGCGCGCCGTGGGCCAGGACAAGAAGGGCTACTTCGAGGACCGCCGCCCCGCCGCCAACTGTGACCCGTACAGCGTGACCGAGGCGCTGGTGCGCACCTGTTTGCTcaaggaggagggggaggagcctgtgGACTACAGCTAA